CACGGCGAGGAGAGCGTAGAGTATGGTTGTAATCATGTTGATCATGTTGATCATGTTGATCGTCGTTGCACGGCAGGACACAACACACGCCCACCGGGAAAGAGAAGTCTTACTGGAACGAGAGGACGGGAACCACAAAAAAGCTCGACAGCTAGCTGAGTGTAACTGCCTGTCCGTGTATCCCAACCTACCTTTGGAGAGGGATCAGGATTGACTGACCGCTCGAGTCCACATGTGCGTCCCGGACCAGTTCCTCGCATGGAGGGGCTCGAAAATCAAACATTGGATGCCCGAGGATAACATGCTCCCCGCCTCGCTGCGGCACAGCAGCTATTGGCAATTTggcccccccttctccatcatcaaccaaggCAGTCCCATCGCTTGCATGACCCAAGACAGCAAGAGCATGACATGACTGCAGATAGCAAAAACCTGCctgcctttttcttttccatccaCACTTCGCTAAGCTCGCCCAAATCCTTAGGTCCACATATAAGTAAGTCCGAGAACGAGCAGCGGAGTCCGTGGAATCCTTCGAAAGCTTCTCCCAGCTTGGCTTAATGCAGAAATTCCGTACGCAAGCGCTTACACTGGGAACGGGATCCAACCCTGGAGACGCGGGGGAACATCCGTTTTGGCCAAGCCAGCAACCTGGGAAGTTCCGGTATATCCTGCGTATCATagagcctcttcctcccacgATTGGTGACACCACATTGGGGACTTGATTCCTCATGGCCCATAAACAAGGTCGGTGGGGGCGACGATTCCCTTTATTCCCATTAAGCCGAGCGTCAACAAGCTGATAAGCCAGTATCCCTACGTGTTTTCGGACTGTGTTCCTGTAATGCCACGATCTCATTAAAGGCCTTGTCCCGCATAGATTGCTGTGCCGCGGGCTATGCCTGCGTCATTTGATTTATATATCAAATTCCCAGTGCGACCTTGACGTTGATGGATGCACACAAAAAGCCCACACACCGATATACAAAGGTATATAGGTCCTCGCTCGTTCCCCACTTACCGTAAGATCTTCTTTATTAGTGTGGTTTGCTCTGACATCGTCCCTCGGGGAGGGTTCCCTGATGAAGAAACAGCTCGTACGTACAGTACACTACACAGCCAAATGAGGGGCTGCGCCGTAGGATCTAGACACTTATGCACAGTGCCAATAGTCCTGGCGAGAAAGGTTTGGGATTGCGGCCGCTTTGTGCAGCCATGTCCGCGGCTGGAAGGCACACAGAAGCTGGCAGTGTTCGTGGTGCTCCGTCGATGTCGAACTTTGGCTCGATCTGCGTCAACTGACCGAGCTCATGGAAATAAGCATAAACCCACGAGGTGTAACACCCGGTTGATAGGTATCACAGCATTCACCTGAAAGCTTGTGTTAGTGATCGTGGTAGGCTGTGTAGCTAGGTCAGGTCGCTGAGCATGCAAAAGAGTGGCAGGCAATGCCAGGTGGGGGTTAAGTAGGTGATATACAAGAGATTCAAGTATAAACTCGGTGTTGGCGTCAAAGCttgtggtgggttgggtgttaGCTACGTGCAGACTGCACCAGAACACCGCATCGAGAGCTCGCCATATGCACCGTCCCAGCATCCGGCAATGTAGAAATATATCCAAATCCGTATTACAGGATGGATGGTTGAAGCGGGGAGCGGCGTGGCACATGCAAACGTGCAATGTCACCACTCCCACGAGGTCGAGAGGACAGTCAGAAACGAGGGGTGTGTGTTGCAGCAGACTGAGCCGCACATGCACCGATAGGTGTGTGGATTCTCCAGCTCGCCGTCGCCTTGCTTCGCACCAGTAAATAGAAGCACATGGCTCGGGTCATCCAGCTGCTGTGACTGATAGACGGAAACAGGTCGGCGGATGCGCCCGTGGTTCTCGTGGGCCTTATTCCGGGCTGCAAAGAGTGTTGTTGGATGACATGATTGCTATGCTCCGGCGGGAGGATCTGGTGCGAGCCATCGTGCCACCTGCCTCTTTTTAAACATAAATTTCGGCCCTTTCGGAAGTGTCTCGTTCCTTTCCAACCCTGACATCTTCTTGCCTGGCAAATCGTCAGCACAATGGATATCGTCAACAGGTCCTTCGCCAGTGTACTCCCAGAGGGTAGATCACTGCCCGCCGGGGGCATtgactcctccaccttccaaTTCTCATCTTCCATTGCAACTGCCATCCTCTGTGGCCTCACACTCTGGTACTGGTGGGCAATCACCAAGGCAAAGGCCTCCCGGGACTTCATCGACGGCAATTACAACTTCGATGCCCCCATCATCGGTCCCAAAAATGCTGTCCTGGGCCGTCTAGCCTTCTTCCGCAATGGCCCAAAGTACATCGCCGAGGGCTATGCCAAGTACAAAGACACCTTCTTCAAGGTATCGGGCAATGATCTGCTGATCGTCCCCAACAAGTACCTCCAGGAGCTGGCCTCCATGCCCCCTGAGAAGCTCTCTCTCAACACCGCCATCGTGGACGCCTTCCAGCGCCTCCACTCCATCACCAATGTCATCACCGACCACAGTCTCCAAACTCGCATGCTCAATGCTCGTCTCACCCCCAGACTGGGTCTCCAAGTGCCGGCAGTCCAGGAGCAGTTCAAGAAGTACCTTCCCGTCGAACTCCCTGCGAATTCCACCACAGAATGGACCAGCATCAACGCCCTTCACTTGGCCAGGAGAATGGTCCACCGCGGAGTAGCCACCCAGTTCGTCgacgagctcaaggagaacgAAGAGTATATCCAGGCCGCCATCAACTACTCGGAACACGGTTTCAAGCACAATTTTGCCCTTCGTCTCTTCCCCGACTTTTTCAAGCCGATTGCCGCCCAGTTCTCTCCAACTTCATGGGGTGTTGACGCCGCACTCCGCAAGGCCAGAAAGATgctcatccccctcatccagaaGCGTCGCGTCCTCGAAAAGGATCCTGACTATAAGAAGCCAGAGGACTTCTTGCAGTACCTCATGGACGGCGGCATTGCCGAAGGCGATAGCGACGAGATCACCGTCCAGAGATTGATGGTGACGTATCTCGGTTCCGGCCCATCCACCATCATTGCCGTGGCCCAGCTCCTGTTTGATCTCTGCGTGCACAGCGAGTACGTCGAGgtgctgagggaggagattaTCCAAGTCTTGACTGAACACAACGGGTTTACTCACACCGCCCTGGCCGAgatgaagaagctggacAGCTTTATGCGTGAATCGCAGAGGCACAGTCCGCCTACTCTTTGTAAGTCTCTTTTTCCCTATTCAATCCATGATCAACTGAGACTGACACCGCCTCAGTGGGCTTCAACGCCATAGTCCGCTCCGACATCGTCCTCCACGACGGTGTCGTTCTCCCCAACGGCTGCCACATCCAAATGGCCACCTACGCCATCGGCATGGACCCGGAGAAGAACGGCCCCGACCCCGAGAAGTTTGATGGTTTGCGTCAGTACAACAAGCGGAAGTTCCCAGGCCAGGAGAAGATCCACCGGTTTACTACTACTGCTGACAACAACCTCCATTTCGGGCACGGCAAGATTGTGTGCCCGGGGAGGTTTTTTGCTGATCACTCGATGAAGATGATTGCGGCGAACATTCTGTTGAGATATGACTTGCAGTTCCccggggggaagaaggagaggccGGGGAATACGAGTATGTATGATGTGTTGATTCCGGACTTGGGAACGTGTGTTGAGTttaggttgagggaggatgcGGGGAGGTGGAATTGGTAGAGTCCTGTCTGAGATTGTTAGCGTGACATGGATGGTTGAAGTGTcgggttgaggttgttgatcgGCTGGGAAAGCGACCATTGGGAGGAAGGGTAATTGTAGACAAATatgggaaaaaaaagatgaatTTCCATATGACTGGAGTAGTTAAGCCACGGTTAGTATTTTTGGTGATACTAAGAATGGGACTCGAGGTGACAGTAAAAGGTACAATGGTTGGTTTGTGTGGCTGCTCgacaaccctaacccacgTTTGACATCATGTCTCTTGGgccaaccctaaccctcatATTCTGTGATTTCATCTGAAATCTTCACCTCTCAACAACATTTCTCACTCTCAACCTCGTGATTCTTCTCGTGATATGGAGAGAGCCACATCTTACGTACACACTGCACTATCCACATAATGCGCCACACTCTCGTCGTGTTCTTCTCGCGCGACCAAGCCACTGCGCCACACCCAATCTTTTTGCTGATCAAGTGATGTCATGGGCACATGCAACCACTTGTGGCTGCCTCCCGCGCCAGCGCATACGTCACTGGGGTTGTCGGCGCGTCCGTGCCCAAAGCTTGGGGACGGGAGGCTTTGAAGAATCGCGAGCGAACGCGCAATCATTATTCAATTGGCCAAGGAAGCTATGATATCAAGGAGGGGAATTCGCCTGGGGCAAAAGCCTTGGACTACGTTTTGCGATTTTGGGATGGTTGGTTTTGCTGTTTCACGTTGAACTAACTGGCGGGGTAGCTAACTTTGTGAGACGGGGCGGTTTGGTGGCTGGAACTACACGATGATGATTGGTGATTTGTTGGGGGATGTTAGAGAGGGATATTatctggggggagggatgtgaAACGGGGGACGAAAATAGATGTTGTCAAGAGTActttgatgggggaggatggtgaaaggtgaggtggttggcTGTTGTCAGCCCTAGAGAGCTGGAGCTGTAGCTGGATATGCGGCACAAGGCTTCTGGACTTTTGGACACTTGTCACGTCATAAACCTGCCCTCTTTTATTAGCAGAAAAGTCGACGGCGTCAAGACGGGTTTTTTGGTGCCGGGTGGGTTGGGCGGTGCCGGTTCAACCGTCTTGGGGGCTTCCcgaaggcgatggtggaATCCAAGGTTTGGGTAGTGTATTTTCTGCTGGAAGAACGGTGATGGTTTGTGTATGACGCATACAGTGAAACCTGGATAGAAGAATTCCAGTTGAGGTTGCCGGCGAGCAAGCACACCAGGCTGTGtacacaccacagcatctTATGACCTAACGTTTGAAAAAAGGTGACCTCTCACCGCAACGGGCACACGGGTTACGGCACGGGAAAGCTTCAAGGCAAAGGGACCCGCTCGTGGGTCAAGAGTGGACTTGGGCCTTGGCAGGCGGTAAAGCCAGCCATGGCATGAGATCGATCAACGGTGCGCTGCCCTGGTGTGCTGCGGGAAGGTAGAGTTGGACCAGGTCCCCAGTTTCCTTGCTGGGGTGGCTGCCCGGGCTGGTGCTGTCGCCTGACGTATGAAAGGTATTTAACTAACCTGACCTGACCTGGATTTTGCTTTTCGGGTCCTCTCTCTTTGTTTCTTCATACCCCAACACATACCAACAATCACAGAACGAACCGTTTTCGACCAACAAATATCGATACCATCTACACCTACCAGTTTTACACACAActcaaacaaacaacaccatcaacatgcCTTTCACCGGTTCTGACATCTGCAAGATCATCTTCGCCGTCTtgctccctcctcttggAGTTTTCCTCGAGCGCGGCTGCGGTGCTGACCTTTtgatcaacctcctcttgaCGATCCTTGGTGTATGTGCCCTTTCTTCACCTTCGATCTTTTTCTATCCCACTAACAAAAATCCAGTACATCCCCGGCATCGTCCACGCCCTCTACATCATTTGCAAATACTAGTCTCGTCCCCTCACACAAAAACCGCCCAAGTGAATTCTCACCGATAGCGACGCAAAACTCACCGTCGGGGAAGAAAAATGAGGTTGGGCggtagaggaggaggggaccgACGGGAAGATGGGCGGAAGAAAACCAATGACATAATTGCGCTTTCTCCAAGCCTGTGCCGCTGACGCTGACCGCCCTTGCGCTACCTTACCAACACCGCACGACCCCGCTATCTTTTGTTCGGCTGAGCTACCCCTAGCTTCAGCGCCAAGAAACCTCGGCAATCGATGGCATGACACTTTCTAAGATCGGGACTACCGGTGGTGGTATCAACGGCAGTGGGAATGGTGCGGAATCCGGGGACCGTTAATTTTGTTCTTTGGAACAAGGAGTGGATAATGACTTTACGgctcttgtttttttgttgttttcaGTTTTCTGAGCGAGGGTTTACTCAAGTAATTGCTAGCTTGGGAAGGAAGAAAGGCGAAGAGGAAaggaagtggtggttgtAATAACTTACGATACCCGTTGTTTTGAGAATTGAAGATATTATCGTCTCATGATTTCGTGAATGTTGAATAAACTTGTTCGCAGTGACTCTCACATATTTTTTAGACGGGCGGTCCATGACGTTCCAGATTGATATCGGTCTCGTATGTTTACAGAGAGCTCTGACAACATCACAGCCCAGCCAAAAGTTTTGATGGAATTTTCGACTATGTATATAGCAAGTGTTATTATCTTGCCAAACTGGTCCATTCAAAACATGGTTTCCCGTCGTCATAAGTTCTCGccatctcttcctcccctaTACTCTTACTCACAACCTCACATACTCCCTGTTATATAGGGACAGTGTCTTACATAACCCACCTTTCCTATGTCGATAATTTGTCTTGTTTTTCTACAGGGGTGATAAACCTCAGCATCAAACTGAACAAGGGGCCAGACGGGGTATATAACATTGCTGCCTCTGATAATCAGATCTGGAAAGGCTGATATGGTCG
The sequence above is a segment of the Podospora pseudocomata strain CBS 415.72m chromosome 2 map unlocalized CBS415.72m_2, whole genome shotgun sequence genome. Coding sequences within it:
- the PMP3_1 gene encoding plasma membrane proteolipid Pmp3 (EggNog:ENOG503P6N2; COG:S), giving the protein MPFTGSDICKIIFAVLLPPLGVFLERGCGADLLINLLLTILGYIPGIVHALYIICKY
- a CDS encoding uncharacterized protein (COG:Q; EggNog:ENOG503NWV6) — its product is MDIVNRSFASVLPEGRSLPAGGIDSSTFQFSSSIATAILCGLTLWYWWAITKAKASRDFIDGNYNFDAPIIGPKNAVLGRLAFFRNGPKYIAEGYAKYKDTFFKVSGNDLLIVPNKYLQELASMPPEKLSLNTAIVDAFQRLHSITNVITDHSLQTRMLNARLTPRLGLQVPAVQEQFKKYLPVELPANSTTEWTSINALHLARRMVHRGVATQFVDELKENEEYIQAAINYSEHGFKHNFALRLFPDFFKPIAAQFSPTSWGVDAALRKARKMLIPLIQKRRVLEKDPDYKKPEDFLQYLMDGGIAEGDSDEITVQRLMVTYLGSGPSTIIAVAQLLFDLCVHSEYVEVLREEIIQVLTEHNGFTHTALAEMKKLDSFMRESQRHSPPTLLGFNAIVRSDIVLHDGVVLPNGCHIQMATYAIGMDPEKNGPDPEKFDGLRQYNKRKFPGQEKIHRFTTTADNNLHFGHGKIVCPGRFFADHSMKMIAANILLRYDLQFPGGKKERPGNTSMYDVLIPDLGTCVEFRLREDAGRWNW